One region of Serinus canaria isolate serCan28SL12 chromosome 25, serCan2020, whole genome shotgun sequence genomic DNA includes:
- the LOC103824786 gene encoding R3H domain-containing protein 2, producing the protein MPILTEPSLLHSPSVGFLQPPGSEQYQMPQSPAPCSPPQMQQQYSGVSPSGPGVVVMQLNVPNGPQAPQNPPVVQWSHCKYYSLEQRGQKPGDLYNPDSSAQASTQLSSPITSPTQSPTPSPVTNLSSVCPGLSPLPVLPQFPRPMGPAQGDGRYSLLGQPLQYNLSLCPPPLLHSQPSYTAHQGQTGMKHGNRSKRQALKSASTDLGTSDVVLGRVLEVTDLPEGITRTEADKLFTQLAMAGAKIQWLKETQGRRGDGGGGGDNSGTPENGRHSDLAALYTIVAVFPSPLAAQNASLRLNNSLSRFKLRVAKKNYDLRVLERASSQ; encoded by the exons ATGCCCATCCTGACTGAGCCctctctgctccacagcccaTCCGTGGggttcctgcagcctcctggctcCGAGCAGTACCAGATGCCGCAGTCCCCGGcgccctgcagccccccccaGATGCAGCAGCAGTATTCAG gggtgtccccgTCAGGCCCTGGTGTGGTGGTGATGCAGCTGAATGTCCCCAACGGCCCCCAGGCCCCCCAGAACCCCCCCGTGGTGCAGTGGAGCCACTGTAAGTACtacagcctggagcagagggggcAGAAGCCAGGAGACCTCTACAACCCCGACAGCAGTGCTCAG GCCAGcacccagctgagcagccccatcACGTCCCCCACGCAGTCCCCGACGCCGTCGCCCGTCACCAACCTGAGCAGCGTGTGCccggggctgagccccctgcccGTGCTGCCCCAGTTCCCCCGGCCCATGGGCCCTGCACAAG GTGACGGCCGCTACTCGCTGCTGGGCCAGCCTCTGCAGTACaacctgtccctgtgtcccccgcctctgctgcacagccagcccagctaCACGGCACACCAG GGGCAGACGGGAATGAAACACGGCAACCGGAGCAAGAGGCAGGCGCTGAAATCGGCGTCCACCGACCTGGGGACAAGTGACGTAG tgctgggccGGGTGCTGGAGGTGACAGACCTGCCCGAGGGCATCACACGGACAGAGGCCGACAAGCTCTTCACCCAGCTCGCCATGGCCGGTGCCAAAATCCAGTGGCTCAAAGAGACTCAGGGGCGCCGCGGGGACGGAGGAGGCGGCGGGGACAACAGCGGGACTCCGGAGAACGGCAGGCACAGTGACCTCGCTGCCTTATACACCATCGTGGCCGTGTTCCCCAGCCCCCTGGCTGCCCAAAACGCCTCCCTCCGCCTCAACAACTCCCTCAGCCGCTTCAAACTGCGCGTGGCCAAAAAGAACTACGACCTGCGGGTGCTGGAGCGGGCGAGCTCCCAGTAG
- the STAC3 gene encoding SH3 and cysteine-rich domain-containing protein 3, producing MVPKGSSNPRLVPAPTSVPATARQGAQGSLAPVGCQLLPCQQSLHRQVWCQGVRGSHATPCQPPLLPLCPLCQQPATPQLDPEPLLCPAPGTLRVPNSRSPLCARFLLYPGPGWGGPWHAQQPPTQIAGASSARRRPAHAGAPISRRQPPPPLSCRPPVPCHSAGPGTAAAAAATERCGLCGHRGPAPAALRGLLQRGGRAPSTGMTEKEVPEAPASPASGGKPKSRQLQKLKRIFQRKPKEEAVQEPQPNGELVSPSGGPIYYIYEDDEEEEEEEEPEPPPEPEKLVNDKPHKFKDHYFKKPKFCDVCARMIVLNNKFGLRCKNCKTNIHHHCQTYVEMQRCFGKIPPGFRRAYSSPLYSDQQFVGTKDQLANRSDPVFETLRTGVIMANKERKKGQDDKKNPLAAMMDEEPEAAKPVGSKAEGGASEGDKKAEKSPTDDKSKKPPPGGFLQSHYFVALYRFKALEKDDLDFPPGEKITVVDDSNEEWWRGKIGEKVGYFPPNFIIRVRAGERVHKVT from the exons ATGGTCCCAAA GGGGAGCTCCAACCCCAGGCTGGTTCCAGCTCCCACCTCGGtgccagccacagccaggcagggagctcagggcagcctggcaccaGTGGGatgccagctcctgccatgccagcagagcctgcaccGGCAGGTTTGGTGCCAGGGGGTGCGAGGCAGCCACGCCACCCCATGCCAGCCCccactgctgcccctctgcccgctgtgccagcagcctgcaACGCCCCAGCTGGACCCGGAGCctttgctgtgcccagctcccgGCACCCTCCGTGTGCCCAATTCCCGGAGCCCTCTCTGTGCCCGGTTCCTTCTTTATCCCGGGCCAGGCTGGGGGGGCCCCTGGCACGCCCAGCAACCACCAACGCAAATAGCCGGTGCCTcctccgcccgccgccgcccggcgcACGCTGGGGCTCCAATTTCCCGGCGTCAGCCCCCGCCACCGCTCAGCTGTCgtccccctgtgccctgtcacTCCGCTGGCCCCGGCACCGCCGCGGCTGCCGCCGCCACCGAGCGCTGCGGGCTCTGCGGCCACCGGGGCCCGGCACCGGCCGCCCTGCGGGGGCTCCTTCAGCGCGGGGGGAGAGCGCCAAGCACAGG CATGACGGAGAAGGAAGTGCCAGAGGCGCCGGCTTCACCTGCTTCAGGTGGGAAACCCAAGAGCCGG cagctgcagaagctgaAGCGAATTTTCCAGCGAAAACCCAAGGAGGAGGCGGTGCAGGAGCCGCAGCCCAACGGGGAGCTGGTCAGCCCCTCGGGGGGACCCATCTACTACATCTACGAGGATGAcgaagaggaggaagaggaggaggagcccgAGCCCCCTCCCGAACCGGAGAAACTCGTTAACGACAAACCGCACAAGTTCAAAGACCATTACTTCAAAAAGCCCAAATTCTGCGATGTTTGTGCCCGCATGATCGTCC TCAACAACAAATTTGGCCTGAGGTGCAAGAACTGCAAAACCAACATCCACCACCACTGCCAGACCTACGTGGAGATGCAGCGCTGCTTCGGCAAGATC CCTCCCGGGTTCCGGCGGGCGTACAGCTCCCCCCTCTACAGCGACCAGCAGTTCGTCGGCACCAAGGACCAGCTCG CGAACAGGAGCGACCCCGTGTTCGAGACGCTGCGGACGGGGGTGATCATGGCCAACAAGGAGCGCAAGAAGGGGCAGGACGACAAGAAAAAC CCCCTGGCTGCGATGATGGACGAGGAGCCGGAGGCCGCGAAGCCGGTGGGGAGCAAAGCTGAGGGTG gcGCCTCCGAGGGGGACAAGAAGGCTGAGAAGAGCCCAACAGATGACAAG aGCAAGAAGCCACCGCCGGGGGGGTTCCTGCAGTCCCACTACTTCGTGGCACTTTATCGCTTCAAAGCCCTGGAGAAGGACGACCTGGACTTCCC gcCGGGGGAGAAGATCACGGTGGTCGATGACTCCAACGAGGAGTGGTGGCGG GGGAAGATCGGGGAGAAGGTCGGGTACTTCCCCCCCAACTTCATCATCCGGGTGCGGGCGGGCGAGCGGGTGCACAAGGTGACG
- the PTGES3 gene encoding prostaglandin E synthase 3: MQPASAKWYDRRDYVFIEFCVEDSKDVNVNFEKSKLTFSCLGGSDNFKHLNEIDLFNNIDPNESKHKRTDRSILCCLRKGESGQAWPRLTKERAKLNWLSVDFNNWKDWEDDSDEDMSNFDRFSEMMNNMGGDDDVDLPEVDGADDDSPDSDDEKMPDLE; the protein is encoded by the exons AT gcAGCCTGCCTCTGCAAAGTGGTACGACCGGAGGGACTACGTCTTTATTGAGTTCTGTGTTGAAGACAGCAAAGACGTCAATGTAAATTTTGAAAAGTCCAAACTCACGTTCAG ttGTCTTGGAGGAAGTGATAActttaaacatttaaatgaaatcGATCTTTTTAATAATATCGATCCAAAT GAATCAAAGCATAAAAGAACAGACAGATCCATCTTGTGTTGTTTACGAAAAGGAGAGTCTGGTCAGGCATGGCCAAGGTTAACAAAAGAGAGGGCAAAG CTCAACTGGCTCAGCGTGGACTTCAACAACTGGAAAGACTGGGAAGATGATTCAGATGAAGACATGTCCAATTTTGATCGCTTTTCCGAG ATGATGAACAACATGGGAGGAGACGACGACGTAGACTTGCCAGAAGTAGATGGGGCAGATGAT GACTCACCAGACAGTGACGATGAAA AAATGCCGGATCTGGAGTAA
- the NACA gene encoding nascent polypeptide-associated complex subunit alpha encodes MPGEATETVPATEQELPQPQAETGSGTESDSDESVPELEEQDSTQATTQQAQLAAAAEIDEEPVSKAKQSRSEKKARKAMSKLGLRQVTGVTRVTIRKSKNILFVITKPDVYKSPASDTYIVFGEAKIEDLSQQAQLAAAEKFKVQGEPVSNIQENTQTPTVQEESEEEEVDETGVEVKDIELVMSQANVSRAKAVRALKNNSNDIVNAIMELTM; translated from the exons ATGCCCGGCGAAGCCACAGAAACCGTCCCGGCCACGGAGCAGGAGCTGCCGCAGCCGCAGGCGGAGACAG GGTCTGGCACAGAGTCCGACAGCGATGAATCCGTACCAGAGCTCGAAGAGCAGGACTCCACACAGGCCACGACGCAGCAGGCACAG CTCGCGGCAGCAGCCGAAATAGACGAAGAACCCgtcagcaaagcaaaacagagccGGAGCGAGAAGAAAGCTCGCAAG GCAATGTCCAAGCTGGGCCTTCGCCAGGTGACAGGAGTCACCCGAGTGACCATCCGGAAATCCAAGAACATCCTCTTTGTCATCACAAAGCCAGACGTGTACAAGAGCCCGGCGTCAGACACCTACATCGTCTTTGGCGAGGCCAAG aTTGAAGACCTGTCCCAGCAggctcagctggcagctgctgaaaagTTCAAAGTGCAAGGAGAACCTGTTTCCAACATCCAGGAAAACACACAGACCCCCACGGTGCAGGAGGAGAGCGAGGAAGAGGAG GTTGATGAAACCGGCGTGGAGGTGAAAGACATCGAGCTGGTGATGTCACAGGCGAACGTGTCGCGGGCGAAGGCCGTGCGAGCCCTCAAGAACAACAGTAACGACATTGTAAACGCGATAATG GAACTGACGATGTAG
- the LOC115484396 gene encoding proteoglycan 4-like isoform X2 produces the protein MVAPAAPPVAKAAPGSPVSAPCAPVTAAMAAPPSPAAPPSAKDAAKGSVAASAATPSAPSPAPTTPPAAKTAPKSPVAAPPSPATPAPAAPPAPAAPPAAETPPKSPAKATPTPATPTEDKTPPKSPAKTTPAPATPTEDKAPPKSPAKTTPAPASPGADKKPPKGSPVTAPSTPVAPAPSAAPAEDKAPPKSPAKATPASPEAKAPPKSPVKATPAPAEAKTPPKSPAKATPAPSASPEDKAPPKSPAKATPASPEAKAPPKSPVKATPAAAEAKTPPKSPAKATPAPAASPEAKAPPKSPAKATPTPATPTEDKTPPKSPAKTTPASPEAKTPPKSPAKATPAPASPGADKKPPKGSPVTAPSTPVAPAPSAAPAEDKAPPKSPAKATPAPVAPAAAKGPSKSPAEAKASPKSPAKATPPPATPAEAKAPPKSPAKTTPTPAATTPPPAPATGISGAPPKPPAPSKKQQPPSNNKVAKAAARSPSKAAPGADDEDLPPLLPPEPPVLLELSPPTGVLAPQPVLKNDKGICPYVHGVSLAAHGVLTVCPVGTGRDGTGHGASGH, from the exons ATGGTGGCTCCAGCTGCCCCTCCAGTggccaaagcagctcctgggagcccGGTcagtgccccctgtgcccctgtcacagcagccatggcagctcccccctctccagctgcccctCCCTCAGCCAAAGATGCTGCCAAGGGCTCTGTTGCTGCCTCAGCTGCCACTCCaagtgcccccagcccagctccaacCACCCCACCTGCAGCCAAAACTGCTCCCAAGAGCCCTGTTGCTGCTCCCCCATCCCCTgccaccccagctcctgcagctccaccagctccagctgcacccccagcagctGAAACACCCCCAAAGAGCCCTGCCAAAGCCACCCCAACTCCTGCCACCCCCACTGAGGACAAGACACCCCCAAAGAGCCCTGCCAAAaccaccccagctccagccacccCCACTGAGGACAAGGCACCCCCAAAGAGCCCTGCCAAAaccaccccagctccagcatcCCCTGGAGCAGACAAAAAACCTCCCAAGGGCAGCCCTGTCACTGCCCCATCCACTCCtgtggctccagccccttcagcTGCCCCTGCTGAGGACAAGGCACCCCCAAAGAGCCCTGCCAAAGCCaccccagcctctcctgaggCCAAGGCACCTCCAAAGAGCCCTGTCAAAGCtaccccagcccctgctgaggccaaaacacccccaaaaagCCCTGCCAAAGCCACCCCTGCTCCATCAGCCTCACCTGAGGACAAGGCACCCCCAAAGAGCCCTGCCAAAGCCACCCCAGCTTCTCCTGAGGCCAAGGCACCTCCAAAGAGCCCTGTCAAAGCTACCCCAGCCGCTGCTGAGGCCAAAACACCCCCAAAGAGCCCTGCCAAAgccaccccagctccagcagcctctcctgag gcCAAGGCACCCCCAAAGAGCCCTGCCAAAGCCACCCCAACTCCAGCCACCCCCACTGAGGACAAGACACCCCCAAAGAGCCCTGCCAAAACCaccccagcctctcctgaggCCAAAACACCCCCAAAGAGCCCTGCCAAAgccaccccagctccagcatcCCCTGGAGCAGACAAAAAACCTCCCAAGGGCAGCCCTGTCACTGCCCCATCCACTCCtgtggctccagccccttcagcTGCCCCTGCTGAGGACAAGGCACCCCCAAAGAGCCCTGCCAAAGCCACCCCAGCTCCAGtggcccctgctgcagccaaaggACCCTCAAAAAGTCCTGCTGAAGCCAAGGCATCCCCAAAGAGCCCTGCCAAAGCCACTCCCCCTCCAGCCACCCCTGCTGAGGCCAAGGCACCCCCAAAGAGCCCTGCCAAGACCACTCCAACTCCAGCAGCCACAACcccacctcctgccccagccacgGGCATTTCTGGTGCCCCTCCaaagcccccagccccttccaagaagcagcagccccccagcaaTAACAAGGTGGCCAAGGCGGCCGCCCGCTCCCCCTCGAAAGCCGCGCCCGGCGCTGACGACGAGGAcctgccacctctgctccccccagagccacccgtgctgctggagctgtccccTCCCACGGGGGTCCTGGCACCACAGCCTGTCCTCAAGAATGACAAGGGTATTTGTCCATATGTGCATGGAGTGTCACTGGCTGCCCACGGGGTACTAACGGTGTGCCCGGTGGGCACGGGGAGGGACGGGACTGGGCACGGTGCCAGCGGTCACTAA
- the LOC115484396 gene encoding proteoglycan 4-like isoform X1: MVAPAAPPVAKAAPGSPVSAPCAPVTAAMAAPPSPAAPPSAKDAAKGSVAASAATPSAPSPAPTTPPAAKTAPKSPVAAPPSPATPAPAAPPAPAAPPAAETPPKSPAKATPTPATPTEDKTPPKSPAKTTPAPATPTEDKAPPKSPAKTTPAPASPGADKKPPKGSPVTAPSTPVAPAPSAAPAEDKAPPKSPAKATPASPEAKAPPKSPVKATPAPAEAKTPPKSPAKATPAPSASPEDKAPPKSPAKATPASPEAKAPPKSPVKATPAAAEAKTPPKSPAKATPAPAASPEAKTPPKSPAKATPAPSASPEDKAPPKSPVKATPAPAEAKAPPKSPAKATPTPATPTEDKTPPKSPAKTTPASPEAKTPPKSPAKATPAPASPGADKKPPKGSPVTAPSTPVAPAPSAAPAEDKAPPKSPAKATPAPVAPAAAKGPSKSPAEAKASPKSPAKATPPPATPAEAKAPPKSPAKTTPTPAATTPPPAPATGISGAPPKPPAPSKKQQPPSNNKVAKAAARSPSKAAPGADDEDLPPLLPPEPPVLLELSPPTGVLAPQPVLKNDKGICPYVHGVSLAAHGVLTVCPVGTGRDGTGHGASGH; encoded by the coding sequence ATGGTGGCTCCAGCTGCCCCTCCAGTggccaaagcagctcctgggagcccGGTcagtgccccctgtgcccctgtcacagcagccatggcagctcccccctctccagctgcccctCCCTCAGCCAAAGATGCTGCCAAGGGCTCTGTTGCTGCCTCAGCTGCCACTCCaagtgcccccagcccagctccaacCACCCCACCTGCAGCCAAAACTGCTCCCAAGAGCCCTGTTGCTGCTCCCCCATCCCCTgccaccccagctcctgcagctccaccagctccagctgcacccccagcagctGAAACACCCCCAAAGAGCCCTGCCAAAGCCACCCCAACTCCTGCCACCCCCACTGAGGACAAGACACCCCCAAAGAGCCCTGCCAAAaccaccccagctccagccacccCCACTGAGGACAAGGCACCCCCAAAGAGCCCTGCCAAAaccaccccagctccagcatcCCCTGGAGCAGACAAAAAACCTCCCAAGGGCAGCCCTGTCACTGCCCCATCCACTCCtgtggctccagccccttcagcTGCCCCTGCTGAGGACAAGGCACCCCCAAAGAGCCCTGCCAAAGCCaccccagcctctcctgaggCCAAGGCACCTCCAAAGAGCCCTGTCAAAGCtaccccagcccctgctgaggccaaaacacccccaaaaagCCCTGCCAAAGCCACCCCTGCTCCATCAGCCTCACCTGAGGACAAGGCACCCCCAAAGAGCCCTGCCAAAGCCACCCCAGCTTCTCCTGAGGCCAAGGCACCTCCAAAGAGCCCTGTCAAAGCTACCCCAGCCGCTGCTGAGGCCAAAACACCCCCAAAGAGCCCTGCCAAAgccaccccagctccagcagcctctcctgagGCCAAAACACCCCCAAAGAGCCCTGCCAAAGCCACCCCTGCTCCATCAGCCTCACCTGAGGACAAGGCACCTCCAAAGAGCCCTGTCAAagccaccccagcccctgctgaggcCAAGGCACCCCCAAAGAGCCCTGCCAAAGCCACCCCAACTCCAGCCACCCCCACTGAGGACAAGACACCCCCAAAGAGCCCTGCCAAAACCaccccagcctctcctgaggCCAAAACACCCCCAAAGAGCCCTGCCAAAgccaccccagctccagcatcCCCTGGAGCAGACAAAAAACCTCCCAAGGGCAGCCCTGTCACTGCCCCATCCACTCCtgtggctccagccccttcagcTGCCCCTGCTGAGGACAAGGCACCCCCAAAGAGCCCTGCCAAAGCCACCCCAGCTCCAGtggcccctgctgcagccaaaggACCCTCAAAAAGTCCTGCTGAAGCCAAGGCATCCCCAAAGAGCCCTGCCAAAGCCACTCCCCCTCCAGCCACCCCTGCTGAGGCCAAGGCACCCCCAAAGAGCCCTGCCAAGACCACTCCAACTCCAGCAGCCACAACcccacctcctgccccagccacgGGCATTTCTGGTGCCCCTCCaaagcccccagccccttccaagaagcagcagccccccagcaaTAACAAGGTGGCCAAGGCGGCCGCCCGCTCCCCCTCGAAAGCCGCGCCCGGCGCTGACGACGAGGAcctgccacctctgctccccccagagccacccgtgctgctggagctgtccccTCCCACGGGGGTCCTGGCACCACAGCCTGTCCTCAAGAATGACAAGGGTATTTGTCCATATGTGCATGGAGTGTCACTGGCTGCCCACGGGGTACTAACGGTGTGCCCGGTGGGCACGGGGAGGGACGGGACTGGGCACGGTGCCAGCGGTCACTAA
- the LOC127060462 gene encoding uncharacterized protein LOC127060462 — protein sequence MPGLAACPLPVSPSLPPSSHGSLCFSPLAVLHAAHSPPLTPSPSTQAQLPSTAPALQGPPGPVSPPVVPAAAIPVFSGPPQPPAPPLLGPATTAPPPAPQAPVGFAAPGSPGPAPVSPVSPGFPAPVSPGLAAASAAVTAAPLVPPVSPSSLPAALTSPMKSAPAAASVGAAPSVGAAPLAPLPVSGAAPAPLPVSGAAPAPLPVSGAAPAPLPVSGAAPAPLPVSGAAPAPLLPPPSRPLLASPPPVPPTLLPAPTVAVSPQSPGSPPLPTVPVSPGIPAVPASPRAPAPALVGAISPPVFLAAPKAPLSPPIPLLPAGMSPGHPAAGPAPGAPVSPLLPVAPSAAKASPMAPPAVGPPVPPSVARTPPGSPAPRAAPVAPALSTPALGAAISVPGSPASPVFPAAAPAAPSASCPPVTLAMAAPATPPAAKAAPPSPAAAPSPPVTTTHGSSSHPSCG from the coding sequence atgccagggctggctgcatgCCCCCTCCCTGTGTCTccttctctgcctccctcctctcATGGCTCACTCTGTTTCTCTCCTTTAGCTGTTCTTCATGCTGCTCATTCCCCACCTCTGACTCCATCTCCATccacccaggcacagctgcccagcactgccccggctctgcagggccccccaggccccgtgtcccccccggtggtcccagctgcagccatccCCGTGTTCTCTgggcccccccagccccctgccccgCCTCTGCTGGGCCCAGCCACCACTgcccctcctccagctccacaggCCCCTGTGGGTTTTGCAGCCCCAGGATCTCCAGGGCCTGCCCCAGTTagcccagtgtccccaggattcccagctccagtgtcacctggcctggctgctgcttctgctgcagtgacagcagccccTCTTGTCCCCCCAGTGAGCCCCAgttctctcccagctgctctcaccTCTCCCATGaaatctgctcctgctgcagcctctgtaGGAGCAGCACCCTCTGTGGGAGCTGCACCTCTggctcctctccctgtctctggagcagccccagcccctctccctgtctctggagcagccccagcccctctccctgtctctggagcagccccagcccctctccctgtctctggagcagccccagcccctctccctgtctctggagcagccccagcccctctcctaCCTCCCCCATCCCGTCCCCTTCTGGCATCTCCCCCACCAGTGCCTCCCActttgctgcctgctcccacGGTGGCAGTGTCCCCCCAGAGTCCAGGATCACCCCCACTTCCCACAGTCCCGGTGtctcctggaattcctgctgttCCAGCCTCTCCCcgagccccagccccagccctggtcGGTGCCATCTCTCCCCCTGTCTTCCTGGCTGCCCCCAAAGCTCCTTTGTCACCCCCTatccctctgctgccagctgggatgtCCCCTggccatcctgctgctggcccagcccctGGTGCCCCAGTCTCACCACTGCTCCCAGttgctccttctgctgccaaGGCCTCTCCCATGGCCCCCCCAGCTGTGGGACCCCCAGTCCCTCCCTCAGTGGCCAGGACCCCTCCTGGGAGCCCGGCCCCTCGGGCAGCTCCAGTGGCTCCTGCCCTGTCCAcacctgctctgggagctgccatcTCTGTCCCAGGGTCTCCAGCGAGCCCAgtgttcccagcagcagctcctgctgccccctctGCCAGCTGTCCCCCTGTCACACTGGCCatggcagctccagccaccCCTCCTGCGGCCAAAGCAGCTCCTCCAagtccagctgctgccccctctcctcctgtcacCACCACCCatggcagctccagccaccCCTCCTGTGGCTAA